Sequence from the Torulaspora globosa chromosome 4, complete sequence genome:
TAGTGAAAACCGATCATCGCCCAAGGAGAAATGAATTTTAGTGCCTTCTTCTCATATTGTTGTTTACCCAGCATAAAAATCAAACCCAAACGCATCCCAATCCCCACTCCAATTGGGATACCAAGAAACGCTCCCACAGATTTAGCCACCTCTTGATATATCTCGCTGTTTGGAACCGGAGCCCTTTGTCCTGAAATTACGTAACAAAGGAGGGTTGCCATCGGCGCATAAAGGATCATTTGGAGAATAGAATTCATCACAACAATGATGACGCATAAATCGTTGTCACCTCCTGCGATTTGGTTCCATATCAAGACCATTGCAATACACCTTGCTACCCCGATCATTATGATTCCTTGTCGATATTCTTCATACTTGAACAGCACCATCCATGACAAAGCTGTCATCAGAAATGGCCCAACTAACCAGTTCAGAGCCAGGGAGATCATAAGCTGTTTAAAGACGTACCGCCTCTTGAGGAACACATGTATAGATTCCCATGGAACCTTGCAAATGGGTGGAACCATCATGACAATCATTCCGATTGCCAAGGGAATAGAGACACCAACAAAGCTCCCATGCTGCTCAGGATCAAAAGCATTACGAGAAGACGGCACGTAAACAGATATCACAACTCCGATAATGATACATAGAAGAATTGTAAACGGCAGCAGTAGATCCAAAACCGACAACCTCTTGGCTGTTTGCAAAAGCACATTCCACCGAGACCGCTCGGCTGCAACTTCCGTGTTGGACATTGAGCGGATCTTGTAACCAGCGGATCGATAAACTTTGCTCGATAAACTTTGCTCAGCTGAGCATGTTAAAGATTTCTACAGCATGAAGTCTTTTTTATTTCCTGGGCACAATCTGAGGCCTCGTGCTCATGACGCAATTTCTGGATTCAATCTGCGAAATTCTATCAATTTAATGATAAACTTTTCATTGAATTGGCCTCGTATTAGGTGATGATGCTCAGCCAGACGTAGTGCTGCTCGCCCACATGGCTAGGCTGGTTAGGTCATAGAGGTCGGAGCGCCCAACGCCTCGAAAGATGCAATTGGAGGACTAAAATCAACTGTTGCCATCGGAAGAGACCTATTAATGCATTAGTCACTCGTCCACGAAGAAGCAATATTTGATTATTCGGTAATGTCATTAATGATTTAGCGAGACTATGTATCTCACAACGCGCGATCTTGGACGATTAATTGAAGCTTAAAAACCCATTGGTGCCCAAAGTACTGACCGGTGGCTTTAAACCGAATGCCAAATGTTTGAAATGTGCGACCTACTTGGAAACTTGAAAGACATTAATTGAGAGGGAAGTTattctttcagctgcgCAATGTATTTGTTCACGGCGACCTTGATTGGATTGATGAAACAAGTAGCATGTATTGCGTAGGCTGGATGGAGGAATCTATTGGATCTCCTATTGGCAATTATCTGTCGCGCTGTGCTGTT
This genomic interval carries:
- the ARR3 gene encoding Arr3p — encoded protein: MSNTEVAAERSRWNVLLQTAKRLSVLDLLLPFTILLCIIIGVVISVYVPSSRNAFDPEQHGSFVGVSIPLAIGMIVMMVPPICKVPWESIHVFLKRRYVFKQLMISLALNWLVGPFLMTALSWMVLFKYEEYRQGIIMIGVARCIAMVLIWNQIAGGDNDLCVIIVVMNSILQMILYAPMATLLCYVISGQRAPVPNSEIYQEVAKSVGAFLGIPIGVGIGMRLGLIFMLGKQQYEKKALKFISPWAMIGFHYTLLVIFISRGYQFIHQIGQAILCFIPLILYFLIAWFLTFGLMRLLSADKKPVEGEKCDCDESLLSKDFWGKNTCSADYATTMTQCFTMASNNFELSLAVAISLYGNDSKQAIAATFGPLLEVPVLLLLALQANYFKRLFIWRSEEDDRLAF